GGTGGCTTTATGGCACAGCACGAACATACCATTGTAGTTACTGACGGGGAACCGATTGTGTTGACAGAAAAAAATGAAATATGGAATTGAAAGACAAAGAAGACAAAGACAGGAAAGCCAGGACTACTAACATTGGTTTGGTGAAGGCGGGCTGACGTGTTTTGCAAAGGCATCTATACAAGGTTTAGCATATATACCTCGACTGCCCTTCTTAAAGCCCTAACCCGTCGGCGGCAATCAAAGACTTAGTTATCGCCCGGAATCCAGTAGATTTAGTCAGGAGAATGATATATAAACAAACACCCGCATTTTCTTGGAGATAAATTTCACGACTGTAATCGACCTGTCAGGGACCTTTGCCTTTGCCATCAGTGGGATCAGGTTAGCATCAGGCAAGCAGATTGACTGGTTTGGCGCCTATATCATTGGCCTGGTAACGGCTATCGGAGGCGGAACAACCAGGGATTTGCTGCTTGACGTAACGCCGTTCTGGATGGAGGACGGCAAATACTTCCTGACAACGGGCGTGGCGCTGCTCGCCACTTTGCTGTTCAAGGACAAGCTGTTCAGGTTAGGCAACACGCTGTTCTTGTTTGATTCCATTGGCCTCGGGCTGTTTACAATCGTTGGCATCAGCAAAAGCCTTGAGGCGGGCCTGCCCTTTTGGGTTTGCATCGCCATGGGCACTATCACGGGCACAGTCGGGGGTGTCGTTCGGGATGTGCTGCTAAACGAGGTGCCGCTCCTGTTCCGGAAGGATATATATGCGCTTGCCTGTGTAGCAGGAGGAGTTGTTTATTTCATGTGCCGCCACTTCAGCCTCCCGGCAGGCCTGACGGAACTGGTTGCGGCATCTACAGTCATCTTAATCAGGATAATAGCGCTTAAATTCCATATCCATCTGCCGATACTAAGCTCCATAACGACTGATACCGGTGATAATGAAAACAAATCATAGCTACCGCCACCAGCAAGGTGTATGAGTAACAGCTTCCTGTTGTAAGCTACTATTCATCAAGAAAAA
This window of the Pontibacter russatus genome carries:
- a CDS encoding trimeric intracellular cation channel family protein, giving the protein MEINFTTVIDLSGTFAFAISGIRLASGKQIDWFGAYIIGLVTAIGGGTTRDLLLDVTPFWMEDGKYFLTTGVALLATLLFKDKLFRLGNTLFLFDSIGLGLFTIVGISKSLEAGLPFWVCIAMGTITGTVGGVVRDVLLNEVPLLFRKDIYALACVAGGVVYFMCRHFSLPAGLTELVAASTVILIRIIALKFHIHLPILSSITTDTGDNENKS